In one window of Silvanigrella paludirubra DNA:
- a CDS encoding motility protein A produces MELSSIIGPILGIIAVVGTAALKGLQVGMLWGGSAAMIVGVGAMAAVMTAYPMKDVIFSFKSLGLFLNGPKMDPEGAISTIERLAQLARKDGVLALEKEIDKLDDHLMKKGIEMVSMNTDAIVIENTLFSEIDMMYEEEEIAAKFWEDMGAFAPTIGILGAVLGLMVVMLNLDNPPEIGPGIKTAFIATLYGVALANLFALPAGKKIKRMCHHKKVFREMIAVGIVGIAQGTAPKVLVERLHGMTH; encoded by the coding sequence ATGGAACTTTCGAGTATTATAGGTCCAATACTTGGTATAATTGCCGTAGTAGGAACAGCCGCTTTAAAAGGTTTGCAAGTGGGAATGTTATGGGGCGGTTCTGCAGCCATGATCGTGGGAGTTGGGGCTATGGCTGCCGTTATGACAGCTTATCCTATGAAAGACGTTATTTTTTCGTTTAAATCGCTAGGACTGTTTTTAAATGGACCTAAAATGGACCCAGAAGGGGCAATTTCAACAATAGAAAGATTAGCACAATTAGCCAGAAAAGATGGTGTCCTTGCCTTAGAAAAAGAAATTGACAAATTAGATGATCATTTAATGAAAAAAGGCATTGAAATGGTGTCCATGAACACAGATGCCATTGTCATAGAAAATACCCTATTTTCAGAAATTGATATGATGTATGAAGAAGAAGAAATCGCTGCTAAATTTTGGGAAGATATGGGTGCCTTTGCTCCTACCATTGGAATTCTTGGGGCCGTTTTAGGACTCATGGTGGTAATGCTTAACCTAGATAACCCGCCAGAAATTGGACCAGGGATTAAAACAGCATTTATTGCAACGCTTTATGGAGTTGCTCTTGCCAACCTATTTGCACTGCCGGCAGGAAAAAAAATAAAAAGAATGTGCCATCACAAAAAAGTATTTAGAGAAATGATTGCAGTAGGAATTGTAGGAATTGCTCAAGGAACAGCTCCAAAAGTACTTGTTGAACGTCTCCATGGA
- a CDS encoding PilZ domain-containing protein, whose translation MSDSSADNRGSPRFISKAIVQIHSDDDSTPIMGTINNISAGGVSLNLEVDNIKRGYKVGCFVTFEMPVRMFGIDKDDKLKLRAEIKRATNLGKTISCQFQNLKDSEISVLNKGLRILEIVNKISSKNAS comes from the coding sequence ATGTCCGATTCTTCTGCAGACAATAGAGGAAGTCCAAGATTCATCAGCAAGGCTATAGTCCAAATTCATTCTGATGATGACTCTACACCTATTATGGGTACTATTAATAATATTTCTGCAGGCGGAGTTAGTCTAAACTTAGAAGTTGATAATATAAAAAGAGGCTATAAGGTAGGATGTTTTGTTACTTTTGAGATGCCTGTCCGCATGTTTGGAATTGATAAAGATGATAAATTAAAATTAAGAGCTGAAATAAAAAGAGCTACAAATTTAGGAAAAACAATATCATGTCAATTTCAAAATTTAAAAGATTCTGAAATATCAGTTTTAAATAAAGGTTTAAGAATTCTTGAAATAGTAAATAAGATCTCTAGCAAAAATGCATCCTAA